Proteins from a single region of Puntigrus tetrazona isolate hp1 chromosome 2, ASM1883169v1, whole genome shotgun sequence:
- the LOC122323627 gene encoding LOW QUALITY PROTEIN: nucleolar protein 9 (The sequence of the model RefSeq protein was modified relative to this genomic sequence to represent the inferred CDS: inserted 1 base in 1 codon), producing the protein MGEEMEVKGQQCVKGRPKKGKKRPAPDGTKRPRLDGPSVSYFRRVGDRLKEGFTDEEERVLFVENVLSEVKGQAALVSMDMTGSLALQQLLSLADXAQVAGLLAELGGETGSEFRSVSCDPCGGHVMETALRQARRWEEESSVEEEEEEEERCGLLEAQVKRLCAAVRESPLDFLKDVYGSHVLRTLVQVLSGCLTRDASPQTGKKQKTTKEELLDFEIPVSFWWELKHLSECLLENIKVCVTDTSSSAALQTLLTISHRKRPILCRKLIKGIMGYLTGLSSAPGVSPLLVFLKDPSSSHLMQVIFSCSNEAVLRDVYRTHLRTQMMTLALHPIANFPVQSLITASARYRVFLKILDELMQGFEAILAAGHMGVVVLMLESCVHWEEKQNEMMQRLLQAFHCSEPALQLSCLPLFLSLVAYEVYYNKETAEGDSVTQPVQPRLSVCYHGSRLVQALAGFRDRSVLMNSLHALGSADLLTLGTDRCGSHALQKLLTSASDKGRGKMLRKLEELYVPLACSSCGSRLLEAVWNSATVGQRQSIAEKLVPSEIQLRSDQFARHTWTKFGLTIFVKRRGDWLEAQVGESKKRAMFSEILQ; encoded by the exons ATGGGCGAGGAGatggaggtcaaaggtcagcagtGTGTTAAGGGTAGGCCGAAGAAGGGGAAGAAGCGGCCCGCGCCGGACGGGACCAAGAGGCCGAGACTGGACGGGCCGAGCGTGAGCTACTTCCGGCGCGTCGGAGACAGACTCAAGGAGGGCTTCACGGACGAGGAGGAGAGAg TCCTGTTTGTGGAGAACGTGCTGTccgaggtcaaaggtcaagcgGCGCTCGTCTCCATGGATATGACGGGCAGTTTGGCTCTGCAGCAGCTGCTCTCATTGGCCG CCGCTCAGGTGGCAGGGTTGCTGGCCGAGCTGGGAGGAGAGACGGGGTCAGAGTTCAGAAGCGTGTCATGTGACCCGTGCGGGGGTCATGTGATGGAGACTGCGCTCAGACAGGCCCGCCGCTGGGAAG AGGAGAGCTCcgtggaggaagaggaggaggaggaggagcgctGTGGGCTGCTGGAGGCTCAGGTGAAGCGTCTGTGTGCAGCGGTCAGAGAGAGTCCGCTGGACTTCCTGAAGGATGTGTACGGGTCACATGTTCTCCGGACGCTGGTCCAGGTTCTGAGCGGATGTCTGACCCGAGACGCATCGCCTCAGACGG GTAAGAAGCAGAAGACGACCAAAGAAGAGCTGCTGGATTTTGAGATCCCCGTCTCCTTCTGGTGGGAGCTGAAGCATCTCAGCGAGTGTCTGCTGGAGAACATTAAAG TGTGTGTGACAGACACCAGCTCCAGTGCCGCTCTCCAGACGCTGCTGACCATCTCTCACAGGAAGAGACCCATTCTGTGCAGGAAGCTGATCAAGGGCATCATGGGATACCTGACAGGGCTGAGCTCGGCTCCCGGAGTCag TCCTCTGCTGGTGTTCCTGAAGGATCCTTCCAGCAGTCACCTGATGCAGGTCATCTTCAGCTGCTCCAACGAGGCCGTGCTGCGAGACGTCTACAGGACACACCTGAGGACACAGATGATGACTCTGGCTCTTCATCCCATCGCAAACTTCCCCGTCCAGAGCCTGATCACCGCCTCGGCGCGCTACAGAGTG TTCCTGAAGATCCTCGACGAGCTGATGCAGGGCTTCGAGGCGATTCTGGCGGCGGGACACATGGGTGTGGTGGTGCTGATGCTGGAGAGCTGTGTTCATTGGGAGGAGAAGCAGAACGAGATGATGCAGCGCCTCCTGCAG GCCTTTCACTGCAGCGAGCCGGCTCTGCAGCTCTCCTGTCTGCCTCTCTTCTTATCTTTAGTGGCCTATGAAGTGTACTACAACAAAGAGACAGCAGAGGGAGACTCCGTCACACAG CCGGTGCAGCCGCGTCTCTCCGTGTGTTATCACGGCTCTCGTCTGGTCCAAGCCCTCGCCGGATTCAGAGACCGCTCCGTCCTGATGAACAGCCTTCACGCGCTGGGCTCCGCTGACCTCCTGACCCTCGGCACCGACCGCTGCGGCAGCCACGCGCTCCAGAAGCTGCTGACCTCCGCCAGCGATAAGGGCCGAGGAAAGATGCTGAGAAAGCTGGAG GAGCTTTACGTCCCGTTGGCCTGTTCGTCCTGCGGCAGCCGTCTGCTGGAAGCCGTGTGGAACAGCGCCACCGTCGGCCAGAGGCAAAGCATCGCTGAGAAACTGG TCCCCAGTGAGATACAGCTCCGGTCCGATCAGTTCGCGCGGCACACTTGGACCAAGTTCGGTCTGACGATCTTCGTGAAGCGGCGGGGCGACTGGCTGGAGGCTCAAGTGGGAGAATCGAAGAAGAGGGCGATGTTCAGTGAGATTCTACAGTAA